In the genome of Flavobacterium panacagri, one region contains:
- a CDS encoding glycoside hydrolase family 78 protein, with amino-acid sequence MKNFFLHLTLIISLFTFSAKAQTKISVSDLKCEMLTNPEGIDVLQPRLSWKIKADINDVKQTAYQITASSSLEKLNAGNGDLWDSGKVQSDASVNVIYNGKKLKDRQDVYWKVTVFTNKGEVQSKETAHFSIGILTYADWKSTRWIGYEKLSKDDSISQYSKLSARYLRKEINLKKQVKSAKVYIMGMGLYELYINGNKIGDQVLAPVPTDYTKNIKYNVFDVTSQLKEGKNMLGTILGNGRFFAMRQDYKPYKIKSFGLPKMALQLFVEYTDGSKDVIRTDDTWKITTDGPILANNEYDGEEYDARKEMKGWNTVNFDDKNWINTRYVQEPGGFYEGQMSANMKVKREVKPISIKQTSKGTYILDMGQNMVGWLQLKVKGNAGDKITMKFAESLQSDGSLYIANLRDAKTTDVYTLKGEGEEVWEPRFVYHGFRFVEISGFKTKPALENFVGKVVYDDIQTTGTFDSSNPIMNQIFKNAWWGISGNYKGMPIDCPQRNERQPWLGDRTTGAYGESFLFDNQTLYAKWLDDIKNSQTIDGGIPDVAPAFWRYYGDNVTWPGTYITVADMLYQQFGDAKVVEKQYPYMKKWMDYMEENYLVDNIMTKDKYGDWCVPPESLELIRSKDPSRLTDGELISSAFYYQLLNIMKKFAVIANAQNDIKHYDDVASRIKKAFNAKYFNVSKNNYANNTVTANLLPLTFGMVQEELQQKVFENLVHEVEVTKNSHVSTGVIGTQFLMRTLTNFGRGDLAFKLASNKTYPSWGYMVENGATTIWELWNGNTADPAMNSQNHVMLLGDLLIWYYENMAGIKSNPETPGFKQIIMKPDFNAGLTYVNASYESVYGTIKSDWKKDKKGLVWNIAIPANTSAIVYLPVSDASAVLINKQKLDKTSYVHSVEKNQTVVTLSSGNFTINVK; translated from the coding sequence ATGAAAAACTTTTTTTTACATCTTACCTTAATCATTTCACTTTTTACATTTTCGGCGAAAGCCCAAACCAAAATCAGTGTAAGTGATTTAAAATGCGAAATGCTAACGAATCCAGAAGGAATTGATGTTTTACAGCCAAGATTAAGCTGGAAAATAAAAGCAGACATAAATGATGTAAAACAAACGGCCTATCAAATTACAGCTTCCTCAAGTTTAGAGAAATTAAATGCAGGAAACGGAGATTTATGGGATAGCGGGAAAGTACAAAGCGACGCTTCTGTGAACGTGATTTATAACGGAAAAAAACTAAAAGACCGACAAGACGTTTATTGGAAAGTAACGGTTTTTACCAATAAAGGCGAAGTTCAATCAAAAGAAACCGCACATTTCAGTATCGGAATTTTAACTTATGCAGATTGGAAATCGACACGCTGGATTGGTTATGAAAAATTGTCGAAAGATGACAGCATTTCGCAGTATTCAAAATTGTCAGCGCGTTATCTGCGAAAAGAAATCAACCTGAAAAAACAAGTCAAAAGCGCAAAAGTCTATATCATGGGAATGGGCTTGTACGAGTTGTACATTAATGGGAATAAAATTGGTGACCAGGTTTTGGCACCCGTTCCTACGGACTATACCAAAAATATAAAATACAATGTTTTTGATGTGACTTCGCAATTGAAAGAAGGTAAAAATATGCTGGGAACAATTTTAGGGAACGGACGTTTTTTTGCCATGCGTCAAGATTATAAACCTTATAAAATCAAGTCATTTGGTTTGCCGAAAATGGCTCTGCAATTATTTGTAGAATATACCGATGGAAGCAAAGACGTTATCAGAACAGATGATACATGGAAAATCACAACCGACGGCCCGATTTTGGCTAACAATGAATACGACGGCGAAGAATACGATGCCCGCAAAGAAATGAAAGGCTGGAACACGGTTAATTTTGACGATAAAAACTGGATAAATACCAGATACGTTCAGGAACCAGGCGGATTCTACGAAGGTCAGATGTCGGCGAATATGAAGGTAAAACGTGAAGTAAAACCAATTTCAATCAAACAAACATCAAAAGGAACTTATATCTTGGATATGGGACAAAATATGGTGGGCTGGCTTCAACTGAAAGTGAAAGGAAATGCAGGCGATAAAATCACGATGAAGTTTGCCGAATCATTACAATCAGATGGTTCTTTATACATTGCGAATCTCCGTGATGCGAAAACGACTGATGTTTATACATTGAAAGGCGAGGGCGAAGAAGTTTGGGAGCCACGTTTTGTTTATCACGGATTTCGATTTGTAGAGATTTCTGGATTTAAAACCAAGCCAGCTTTAGAAAATTTTGTTGGAAAAGTGGTTTATGATGATATTCAGACTACGGGAACTTTCGATTCTTCGAACCCAATTATGAATCAGATTTTTAAGAATGCCTGGTGGGGAATCAGCGGTAATTATAAAGGAATGCCGATTGATTGTCCGCAAAGAAACGAGCGCCAGCCTTGGTTGGGAGACAGAACTACTGGAGCTTACGGAGAAAGCTTTTTATTCGACAATCAAACTTTGTACGCAAAATGGTTAGATGATATTAAAAACTCACAGACTATCGATGGTGGAATTCCGGATGTAGCACCAGCTTTCTGGCGTTATTACGGAGATAATGTGACCTGGCCTGGAACTTATATCACGGTTGCCGATATGCTGTATCAGCAATTTGGAGATGCAAAAGTGGTCGAAAAACAATATCCATACATGAAAAAGTGGATGGATTATATGGAAGAAAACTATTTGGTTGATAATATTATGACTAAAGATAAATACGGCGATTGGTGTGTTCCGCCAGAATCGTTAGAATTAATCCGTTCCAAAGATCCTTCTCGTTTAACAGATGGGGAATTGATTTCGAGTGCGTTTTATTATCAGCTTTTAAACATCATGAAAAAGTTTGCTGTGATTGCCAATGCTCAAAATGATATTAAACATTATGATGATGTGGCTTCAAGAATCAAAAAAGCATTCAATGCTAAATATTTTAATGTATCAAAAAATAATTACGCCAACAATACGGTAACAGCTAATTTACTGCCTTTAACTTTCGGAATGGTTCAGGAAGAATTACAGCAAAAAGTATTTGAAAATCTGGTACATGAAGTGGAAGTGACAAAAAACAGTCACGTAAGCACTGGAGTTATCGGAACACAATTTTTAATGCGAACATTAACCAATTTTGGTCGTGGTGATTTGGCTTTCAAACTGGCATCAAATAAAACCTATCCAAGCTGGGGTTATATGGTCGAAAATGGCGCTACAACAATCTGGGAACTTTGGAACGGAAACACGGCGGATCCTGCAATGAATTCGCAGAACCACGTGATGCTATTAGGCGATTTACTGATTTGGTATTACGAAAATATGGCTGGAATCAAGAGCAATCCTGAAACTCCGGGTTTCAAACAAATTATCATGAAACCTGATTTTAATGCTGGATTGACTTATGTAAATGCTTCTTACGAATCGGTTTACGGAACAATTAAAAG
- a CDS encoding HEAT repeat domain-containing protein, with amino-acid sequence MEKTVLNYSIKGGVFHIAWNMVFVVLGIYFLSLINIEKIRFKFGDLVLPIVAVLFIIVYGKKAVMTLFNFHKKIIFSQEGLELNEIFYEWKDIIFPRVIAKTEHTAKYNLSYKEFYLTFVYKQKTIEIKIDDYDVSENEIKELIKKYTPKFTPSTMSENKIVYEPIHDFDQIITLEQYYDLEHEDSEEAIQDVQKLAVKDLDGIKRFCENQLFTQPDKVSFVYYSLSEDEDIDKWADFLSDEFSRVFQIALNQNKIKELTPVLYEILVEDISSYNAGQVRQTLLKGLDHKDLETRLKALEFLQDWIDEEVLKSNLTIVSKLRQKLKDPEWKMRWKASKLLEQYKITFESLSTLDKLRRFINP; translated from the coding sequence TTGGAGAAAACAGTATTAAATTATTCAATCAAAGGCGGTGTATTTCATATTGCATGGAATATGGTATTTGTGGTTTTAGGGATTTACTTTTTATCACTCATAAATATTGAAAAGATTAGATTTAAATTTGGTGATTTGGTTTTACCAATTGTTGCTGTTTTGTTTATCATCGTTTATGGAAAAAAGGCGGTAATGACTCTTTTTAATTTTCATAAAAAAATAATATTCTCACAGGAAGGATTAGAACTTAATGAGATTTTTTATGAATGGAAAGATATTATATTTCCAAGAGTTATTGCCAAAACAGAACACACGGCAAAGTACAATTTGTCCTATAAAGAGTTTTACCTCACTTTTGTTTATAAGCAGAAAACGATAGAAATAAAAATAGATGATTATGATGTGTCTGAAAATGAAATTAAGGAACTTATAAAAAAATATACTCCAAAGTTTACACCAAGCACTATGAGCGAGAATAAAATTGTTTACGAACCTATACATGATTTTGACCAAATCATCACTTTAGAACAATATTATGACCTTGAACATGAGGATTCTGAAGAAGCAATACAAGATGTTCAGAAATTAGCTGTGAAAGATTTAGATGGAATAAAACGTTTTTGTGAAAATCAACTCTTTACACAGCCTGATAAGGTCAGTTTTGTTTATTATTCGCTGAGTGAAGATGAAGATATTGATAAGTGGGCAGATTTTCTTTCTGATGAGTTTAGCAGAGTTTTTCAGATTGCGTTAAATCAGAATAAAATAAAAGAACTAACTCCAGTTTTATATGAGATTTTAGTAGAAGATATAAGTTCGTATAATGCGGGACAAGTTAGACAGACATTGCTAAAAGGATTAGATCATAAGGATTTAGAAACCCGTTTAAAGGCTTTGGAATTTCTTCAAGATTGGATTGATGAAGAAGTTTTAAAAAGTAATTTGACTATAGTTTCGAAGCTACGACAAAAGCTGAAAGATCCAGAATGGAAAATGCGCTGGAAAGCAAGTAAATTGTTAGAACAATATAAAATTACTTTTGAAAGCTTAAGTACACTTGATAAATTAAGACGATTTATAAATCCATAA
- a CDS encoding MGH1-like glycoside hydrolase domain-containing protein codes for MLQHFKHKIIALSIVIACVNSGCKSGAGHSQKGKSVILKEENFKHYVDYFNTMEDENLKFAIPNDSAWTWMEKNIPLFECPQQNFEEIYYFRWWSVRKHIKNTPQGFAITEFLVDRSYADKYNMISCALGHHINEFRWVHDSKYIEQDVKLWYRGNDGKPMNKLYKFSSWTADALYNRYLVNKDEKFLLDLYPDMVTDYAVWEKDRQRKDGLFWQHDVKDGMEESLSGGRKVQNARPTINSYMYGNAVAISKMAEMKGDKEAEAKFKAKADVLQKLVETKLWNQKSEFFETLTEKDTLAQVREAIGFIPWYFNLPEQNKGFEKAWEQIKDEKGFSAPFGLTTAERRSPRFRTHGTGTCEWDGAIWPFASSQTLTALANVLNNYNQNFVAKPDYFKQMELYVQSQYYRGKPYLGEYLDETTGYWLMGDRERSRYYNHSTFNDLVITGLVGLRPRADEKIEVNPLIPQEKWDWFCLDNVLYHGNIITILWDKTGEKYNKGKGFRIFKNGKEIAVSEKLEKLVSE; via the coding sequence ATGTTACAACATTTCAAACATAAAATAATAGCACTTTCAATAGTAATCGCTTGTGTAAACAGTGGTTGTAAATCGGGTGCGGGGCATTCTCAAAAGGGAAAATCGGTTATTTTAAAAGAAGAAAATTTCAAACATTATGTTGATTATTTCAACACGATGGAGGATGAAAATTTAAAATTTGCGATTCCGAATGATAGTGCTTGGACTTGGATGGAAAAGAATATTCCGTTGTTTGAATGTCCACAGCAGAATTTTGAGGAAATTTATTATTTCAGATGGTGGAGTGTTCGTAAACATATCAAAAATACACCACAAGGATTTGCGATCACAGAGTTTTTAGTTGATCGGTCGTATGCTGATAAATACAATATGATTAGCTGTGCTTTAGGACATCATATCAACGAATTCAGATGGGTTCATGATTCGAAATACATTGAGCAGGATGTGAAACTTTGGTATAGAGGAAATGATGGAAAGCCAATGAACAAATTGTACAAATTCAGCAGTTGGACAGCCGATGCTTTGTACAATCGTTATTTGGTAAATAAGGATGAAAAATTCTTATTGGATTTGTATCCGGACATGGTTACCGATTATGCTGTTTGGGAAAAAGACCGTCAGCGCAAAGACGGTTTATTTTGGCAACATGATGTAAAAGACGGAATGGAAGAATCCTTAAGTGGCGGACGAAAAGTGCAAAATGCAAGACCAACGATTAACAGTTATATGTACGGAAATGCTGTAGCGATTTCTAAAATGGCTGAAATGAAAGGCGATAAAGAAGCAGAAGCAAAATTCAAAGCAAAAGCGGATGTTCTGCAAAAATTAGTAGAAACGAAATTATGGAATCAGAAAAGTGAGTTCTTTGAAACTTTAACAGAAAAAGATACTTTAGCGCAAGTTCGAGAAGCAATCGGATTTATTCCGTGGTATTTTAATCTGCCTGAGCAAAATAAAGGTTTTGAAAAAGCTTGGGAACAGATTAAAGACGAAAAAGGATTTTCGGCTCCGTTTGGTTTAACAACGGCAGAAAGAAGAAGTCCGAGATTTAGAACGCACGGAACAGGAACCTGCGAATGGGACGGTGCTATTTGGCCATTTGCAAGTTCGCAGACTTTAACGGCCTTGGCGAATGTTTTGAATAATTACAATCAGAATTTTGTAGCAAAACCTGATTATTTCAAACAGATGGAATTGTACGTTCAGTCGCAGTATTACAGAGGAAAACCTTATCTTGGTGAGTATTTAGACGAAACAACGGGTTATTGGTTAATGGGCGATAGAGAAAGAAGCCGTTATTATAATCATTCGACTTTCAATGATTTAGTGATTACGGGATTGGTAGGTTTACGTCCGAGAGCAGATGAAAAGATTGAAGTAAATCCGTTGATTCCACAAGAAAAATGGGATTGGTTTTGTCTGGACAATGTTTTATATCATGGAAATATTATTACCATTCTTTGGGATAAAACAGGAGAAAAATATAATAAAGGAAAAGGGTTTAGAATCTTTAAAAACGGGAAGGAAATTGCGGTTTCTGAGAAATTGGAGAAGTTAGTTTCTGAATAA
- a CDS encoding glycoside hydrolase family 95 protein — protein MNLRNKITVLCFGIVSFATTAQSNSDLKLWYDKPASIWNEALPLGNGRLGAMVFGDPAVERLQLNEETIWAGSPNSNAHTKSIKALPIVRQLIFDGKFDEAQDLATQDIMSQTNDGMPYQTFGSVYISFAGHQKYTDYYRDLDISNATAKVKYKVNGVEFTREILTAFSDQVIVVKLSASQPGQITCNVFMNSPIDKTVASTDGNQIILSGVGTNFEGVKGKVKFQGRLTAKNKGGQIDASNGVLSINKADEVTLYISIATNFKNYQDISGDEIVKGKDYLAKAETKDFETIKKAHVDYYQKFFNRVSLNLGSNDLVKNPTNERIRDFSKQFDPQLASLYFQFGRYLLISSSQPGGQPANLQGIWNDMVTPPWDSKYTTNINAEMNYWPAQVTNLQEMHEPFVQMAKELAVTGAETAKTMYNASGWVLHHNTDIWRVTAPVDSAASGMWPTGGAWVCQDLWERYLYTGDKKYLAEIYPIMKGAADFFLDFMVIDPNTKYLVVVPSSSPENTHAGGTGKATIASGTTMDNQLVFDLFTHVIEASALVSPDAAYVKKVSDALAKMPPMKVGKHSQLQEWQDDWDNPKDNHRHVSHLYGLYPSNQISPIKTPELFEAAKQSLIYRTDESTGWSMGWKVNLWARLLDGNHAYKLIQDQLHLVTADQRKGGGTYPNMLDAHQPFQIDGNFGCTAGFAEMLMQSQEDVIHLLPALPTVWKDGSIKGLVARGSFVIDMTWKNNKVSELKIYSKIGGNCRLKVENTLKGSSIKKAKGKNSNPLFYDMEVKKPIISNEAKLPKVQLPNYNIYDVNMKAGQTYTFTGN, from the coding sequence ATGAATTTAAGAAATAAAATTACAGTCCTCTGTTTCGGAATTGTTTCCTTCGCTACAACAGCGCAAAGCAACAGCGACCTAAAACTTTGGTACGATAAACCAGCCTCAATCTGGAACGAAGCATTGCCTTTAGGTAACGGACGTTTAGGTGCAATGGTTTTTGGCGACCCAGCAGTCGAGCGTTTACAATTGAACGAAGAAACAATCTGGGCAGGTTCTCCAAACAGCAATGCACATACTAAATCTATAAAAGCACTTCCGATTGTCCGTCAGTTAATTTTTGACGGAAAATTTGATGAAGCACAGGATTTAGCGACACAGGATATTATGTCGCAAACCAATGACGGAATGCCGTATCAGACTTTTGGCAGTGTTTATATTTCATTCGCAGGACATCAAAAATATACGGATTATTATCGTGATTTAGATATCAGCAATGCTACGGCAAAAGTAAAATACAAAGTAAACGGTGTTGAATTTACAAGAGAAATTCTAACCGCATTTTCAGATCAGGTAATTGTAGTAAAACTTTCTGCAAGTCAGCCAGGGCAGATTACGTGTAATGTTTTCATGAACAGTCCGATTGATAAAACGGTTGCTTCGACTGATGGAAACCAGATTATACTTTCGGGAGTTGGAACTAACTTTGAAGGCGTAAAAGGAAAAGTAAAATTTCAGGGAAGATTAACAGCTAAAAACAAAGGCGGGCAAATCGATGCCAGCAATGGCGTTTTAAGTATTAATAAAGCCGATGAAGTAACTTTATACATTTCGATTGCAACCAACTTCAAAAACTATCAGGATATTTCGGGAGATGAAATTGTAAAAGGCAAAGACTATTTAGCGAAAGCGGAAACCAAAGATTTTGAAACCATAAAGAAAGCCCATGTTGATTATTACCAAAAATTCTTCAACAGAGTTTCTTTAAATTTAGGTTCGAATGATTTGGTTAAGAATCCAACAAACGAAAGAATCAGAGATTTCTCGAAACAATTTGACCCACAATTAGCGAGTTTGTATTTCCAATTCGGACGTTATCTTTTAATTTCGAGTTCACAGCCAGGCGGACAGCCAGCCAATCTACAAGGAATTTGGAATGATATGGTGACGCCGCCTTGGGACAGTAAATACACGACAAACATCAATGCCGAAATGAATTACTGGCCGGCACAAGTAACCAATCTTCAGGAAATGCACGAACCTTTTGTGCAAATGGCAAAAGAGTTGGCTGTAACTGGTGCAGAAACAGCCAAAACGATGTACAATGCCAGCGGTTGGGTTTTACATCATAATACAGATATTTGGCGTGTTACCGCTCCGGTAGATTCAGCTGCTTCGGGAATGTGGCCGACTGGCGGTGCTTGGGTTTGTCAGGATTTATGGGAAAGATATTTATATACAGGCGATAAAAAATATTTAGCAGAAATTTATCCAATCATGAAAGGCGCTGCCGATTTCTTTTTAGATTTTATGGTTATTGACCCTAATACAAAATATTTAGTAGTGGTGCCGTCAAGTTCGCCTGAAAACACACATGCAGGCGGAACAGGAAAAGCAACAATTGCATCGGGAACGACAATGGATAATCAGCTGGTTTTTGATTTGTTTACGCATGTTATCGAAGCTTCTGCTTTGGTTTCTCCGGATGCTGCTTATGTGAAAAAAGTAAGTGATGCTTTAGCAAAAATGCCTCCAATGAAAGTGGGAAAACACAGTCAGCTGCAAGAATGGCAAGACGATTGGGACAATCCGAAAGACAATCACAGACACGTTTCACATTTGTACGGATTGTATCCAAGCAATCAGATTTCGCCGATAAAAACACCTGAATTATTTGAAGCAGCAAAACAATCCTTAATTTACAGAACAGACGAATCTACAGGCTGGTCAATGGGATGGAAAGTGAATTTGTGGGCGAGATTATTAGACGGAAATCACGCTTATAAATTGATTCAGGATCAATTGCATTTGGTAACAGCAGATCAAAGAAAAGGCGGAGGAACGTATCCCAATATGTTAGATGCACATCAGCCTTTTCAAATTGATGGTAACTTTGGATGCACAGCCGGTTTTGCTGAAATGCTGATGCAGAGTCAGGAAGATGTTATTCATTTACTCCCTGCTTTACCAACGGTTTGGAAAGACGGAAGCATTAAAGGTTTGGTTGCCAGAGGTAGTTTTGTAATCGATATGACCTGGAAGAACAATAAAGTTTCGGAGTTGAAAATCTATTCGAAAATTGGAGGAAACTGCCGATTGAAAGTTGAGAACACTTTAAAAGGTTCTTCAATCAAAAAAGCAAAAGGGAAAAATTCAAATCCGTTGTTTTATGATATGGAAGTGAAGAAACCGATTATTTCTAATGAAGCAAAATTGCCTAAAGTACAATTGCCAAATTACAATATTTACGATGTGAATATGAAAGCAGGGCAGACTTATACTTTTACAGGGAATTAA
- a CDS encoding acetylxylan esterase, whose protein sequence is MKNLKYIFLVSIFALTFANAQSTSDTNFRKPVSETLKKIETLFNVTINDDRGLLKGKELDYADWRIEPGNLPLSLTNILAPFELMYFKQPDGTYIIRKYENHKVSVDKGKERLFYLESLYSTKEQWEKRKAELKACMIASFGLEKAPPMPKSKPLLTPKRIYKDYSVENIALEIMPGVYATGSIYKPYPFNKKSAVIITPDGHFGDGRYRKDEQYRCAMMAKMGAIVVGYDLFAWGESLLQFPEEIHRNSIASTVQLLTGIRLLDYLATVKNADMSRVGVTGGSGGGSHTMFLSAIDDRVKVSAPVVMVSSHFSGGCPCESGRGIHLCGNGTNNAEISAMMAPKPQLIVSDGKDWTLAVPELEFPFIQRTYELYGKKDLVENAHFAKEGHDFGISKRMALYPFMAKYLNLDLNKVKNEKGEIDESTCVIEPKEKLLVFGDKGEKLPKNALKDINKLYEMFGEKNLKVYEVKK, encoded by the coding sequence ATGAAAAATTTAAAATACATCTTCTTAGTTTCCATTTTTGCTTTGACATTTGCCAATGCACAAAGTACTTCTGACACTAATTTTAGAAAACCAGTTTCAGAGACTCTAAAGAAAATAGAAACTCTTTTTAATGTCACAATCAACGATGATAGAGGTTTATTAAAAGGAAAAGAACTAGACTATGCCGACTGGAGAATTGAACCGGGAAATCTGCCTCTTTCGCTAACCAATATTTTAGCGCCGTTTGAATTGATGTATTTTAAACAACCCGATGGAACCTACATCATTCGCAAGTATGAAAACCATAAAGTTTCGGTAGATAAAGGAAAAGAGCGTTTGTTTTATTTAGAAAGCCTTTATTCAACGAAAGAACAATGGGAGAAACGCAAAGCGGAGTTAAAAGCTTGTATGATTGCATCATTTGGATTAGAAAAGGCACCCCCAATGCCCAAGTCTAAACCACTTTTAACTCCAAAAAGAATCTACAAAGATTACAGTGTCGAAAATATTGCTTTAGAAATCATGCCCGGAGTTTATGCCACAGGATCGATTTATAAACCCTATCCGTTCAATAAAAAGTCGGCTGTAATTATTACGCCTGACGGGCATTTCGGAGACGGAAGATACAGAAAAGACGAACAGTACCGTTGCGCCATGATGGCTAAAATGGGTGCAATTGTAGTGGGTTACGATTTATTTGCGTGGGGAGAATCGTTATTACAGTTTCCAGAAGAAATACATAGAAACAGTATTGCATCGACAGTCCAATTGTTGACAGGAATTCGTTTATTGGATTATTTGGCAACCGTAAAAAATGCTGATATGTCTAGAGTTGGTGTTACTGGAGGTTCTGGCGGAGGATCTCACACCATGTTTTTGTCGGCGATTGATGACAGAGTGAAAGTTTCAGCTCCGGTTGTAATGGTTTCGTCTCACTTTTCAGGCGGTTGTCCATGCGAAAGCGGACGTGGTATTCATTTATGTGGAAATGGAACAAACAACGCCGAAATCTCAGCGATGATGGCTCCAAAACCGCAATTGATTGTCTCTGACGGAAAAGACTGGACATTGGCAGTTCCAGAATTGGAATTCCCTTTTATTCAAAGAACATATGAATTGTACGGAAAGAAAGATTTAGTAGAGAATGCCCATTTTGCAAAAGAAGGTCACGATTTCGGAATCTCAAAACGTATGGCTTTGTACCCGTTTATGGCGAAATATTTAAATTTAGATTTGAATAAAGTAAAAAACGAAAAGGGAGAAATCGACGAATCGACGTGTGTAATTGAACCAAAAGAAAAGTTGTTAGTTTTTGGAGATAAAGGAGAAAAACTACCGAAAAATGCATTGAAAGACATCAACAAATTATATGAAATGTTCGGAGAAAAAAATCTGAAAGTTTACGAGGTTAAAAAGTGA